One Tessaracoccus lacteus DNA window includes the following coding sequences:
- a CDS encoding cysteine desulfurase family protein has product MSVFLDHAATSPLRPEALEAFVEASRIVGNASSLHRSGQRARAALEEAREELAAAVGAHPSEVILTSGGSEADTIAVLGGWAARRDAGLPRCLVSAVEHPAVADAVARGAEVLPVDGDGLVDLDRAATLVDASVGLVSVQWVNNETGVVQPLAAVRSLARDTWLHSDAVQALGHVPVDFAASGLDLMSLSAHKVGGPVGIGALLARRETTPAAVGLGGGQERGVRSGTSPVALAAAFARAASLAVDELATEAGRLVDLRDRIVALVVGLGARLNSREGGAPHIVNATFDGVRADDVLFLLDQLGVYASVGSACRAGVHQPSEVLLAMGRSLEDATSSLRFSLGHTSTGADVEALEVALPQALDRARGAFGRGA; this is encoded by the coding sequence ATGTCCGTGTTCCTCGACCATGCCGCGACGTCACCCCTGCGCCCAGAGGCATTGGAGGCCTTCGTCGAAGCCTCGCGGATCGTGGGCAATGCCTCCTCCCTGCACCGGTCTGGACAGCGGGCCCGCGCGGCACTGGAGGAGGCCCGCGAGGAGCTGGCGGCCGCCGTCGGGGCGCACCCGAGCGAGGTCATCCTCACCTCGGGAGGGTCCGAGGCGGACACCATCGCGGTCCTTGGCGGCTGGGCCGCCCGCCGCGACGCCGGGTTGCCCCGCTGCTTGGTGTCTGCCGTCGAGCACCCGGCCGTCGCGGACGCCGTGGCGCGCGGGGCCGAGGTGCTCCCGGTGGACGGCGACGGGCTCGTCGACCTCGATCGCGCGGCGACGCTGGTCGACGCGTCGGTCGGGCTGGTCAGCGTGCAGTGGGTCAACAACGAGACCGGCGTCGTGCAGCCGCTTGCCGCCGTCCGCTCGCTGGCGCGGGACACCTGGCTGCACAGCGACGCCGTGCAGGCGCTCGGCCACGTGCCCGTGGACTTCGCCGCGAGCGGACTCGACCTGATGAGCCTGAGCGCCCACAAGGTCGGCGGGCCCGTCGGCATCGGCGCCCTGCTGGCGCGCAGGGAGACGACGCCCGCTGCGGTCGGGCTCGGCGGCGGACAGGAGCGGGGAGTGCGGTCCGGCACGAGCCCCGTCGCGCTGGCGGCGGCCTTCGCGCGCGCCGCGAGCCTCGCCGTCGACGAGCTCGCCACCGAAGCGGGCCGGCTCGTCGACCTGCGGGACCGCATCGTCGCGCTCGTCGTCGGGCTCGGGGCGCGGCTCAACAGCCGCGAAGGCGGCGCGCCACACATCGTGAACGCCACGTTCGACGGCGTCCGAGCCGACGACGTGCTGTTCCTGCTCGACCAGCTCGGGGTGTACGCCTCCGTCGGGTCCGCGTGCCGAGCGGGGGTGCACCAGCCGAGCGAGGTGCTGCTCGCGATGGGTCGCAGCCTCGAGGACGCCACGAGCTCGCTGCGCTTCTCGCTCGGCCACACTTCGACGGGGGCGGACGTCGAAGCCTTGGAGGTCGCGCTGCCGCAGGCGCTGGATCGGGCGCGCGGGGCCTTCGGGCGCGGCGCGTAG